One part of the Sphingobium yanoikuyae genome encodes these proteins:
- a CDS encoding tyrosine-protein phosphatase, producing the protein MRKMMIRAALVALPLTMSVAAFAGTIADPVVERVASDKLAIRWSDADPVDLLQADRPDAPIANATLVAAGDKDGVREVQVAPGTRPYFLLRDSKSGAVTRVAERVLVMEQSSNFRDLGGYPAAGGKHVRWGRIYRSGGQAMLTPADVAQVKALGVANLVDLRSDEERLFAPTKLDGIAYNAVGYSMAAMMQGMKFDPKNMDMAKQAEAYAGTYRGMATQLKPQLRIVFARLLSKDGPLLYNCSAGQDRTGFVSAMILSALGVPRDVIYRDYVLSTPSRRPQYEVPPMSDAVAQSSPIAGMFAQMQKGGAMAKANPLVLPDGTPFLTYAFAEIDQKWGSVDAYLAQEIGLTPVDIAALRTAYLE; encoded by the coding sequence ATGCGCAAGATGATGATCCGCGCCGCGCTGGTGGCGCTGCCCCTGACGATGTCAGTCGCAGCCTTCGCCGGCACCATCGCCGATCCGGTGGTGGAACGGGTGGCGTCCGACAAGCTGGCGATCCGCTGGAGCGATGCCGATCCGGTCGATCTGTTGCAGGCCGATCGCCCCGATGCCCCCATTGCCAATGCTACGCTGGTGGCGGCCGGGGACAAGGACGGCGTGCGGGAGGTACAGGTGGCGCCGGGCACCCGCCCCTATTTCCTGCTGCGCGACAGCAAGAGCGGCGCGGTGACGCGCGTGGCCGAGCGTGTGCTGGTGATGGAGCAATCCTCCAATTTCCGGGATCTGGGCGGCTATCCGGCGGCTGGCGGCAAGCATGTCCGCTGGGGCCGGATCTACCGCTCGGGTGGGCAGGCGATGCTGACCCCGGCCGACGTGGCGCAGGTGAAGGCGCTGGGCGTCGCCAATCTGGTCGACCTGCGCTCCGACGAGGAACGGCTGTTCGCGCCGACCAAGCTGGACGGCATTGCCTATAATGCTGTCGGCTATTCGATGGCCGCAATGATGCAGGGCATGAAGTTCGACCCCAAGAATATGGACATGGCCAAGCAGGCCGAAGCCTATGCCGGCACTTATCGCGGCATGGCGACCCAGTTGAAGCCGCAGTTGCGTATCGTCTTTGCCCGCCTGCTGTCGAAGGACGGGCCGCTGCTGTACAATTGCTCGGCCGGGCAGGACCGCACCGGCTTTGTCAGCGCGATGATCCTGTCGGCGCTCGGCGTGCCGCGCGATGTCATCTATCGCGACTATGTGCTCTCGACGCCGTCGCGCCGCCCGCAATATGAAGTGCCGCCGATGAGCGATGCCGTCGCGCAGAGCAGCCCGATCGCCGGCATGTTCGCACAGATGCAGAAGGGCGGAGCGATGGCCAAGGCCAATCCGCTGGTGCTGCCGGACGGCACGCCCTTCCTGACCTATGCCTTCGCCGAAATCGACCAGAAATGGGGTTCGGTCGATGCCTATCTGGCCCAGGAAATCGGCCTGACGCCGGTGGACATTGCCGCGCTGCGCACCGCCTATCTGGAATAG
- the astD gene encoding succinylglutamate-semialdehyde dehydrogenase yields MIFRSIDPASDTLLWEGEAADAATCAAAVVRARAAFPAWAALPQSEREDHVRRYKAMLSDRSDAFASAIARETGKPLWEAKTEIASMIGKVDISIAAQAERAGSREQATPFGRAVLRHKPHGVMAVLGPYNFPGHLPNGHIVPALLAGDVVIFKPSELTPLVGELMAQAFRDAGLPDGVFTLLQGGRDTGAALIAQDIDGLLFTGSAGAGAHFTRVMADRPGVILALELGGNNPLVAWDGDAQAVASIIVQSAFITAGQRCSCARRLILPQGAAGDAILDATVALARRLTIGAWDSQPEPYMGALISAEAAAHARARHTALLTLGGTELLPLEQPADLGAAFLTPGMIDMTGVNAPDEEIFAPLLQVIRVADFDAAIAAANATRYGLAAGLVSADDALWDRFLLESRAGVVNRNRPTTGASGAMPFGGLGASGNHRPSAYYAADYCAYPVASFEAAQVLDLTADIKGLAG; encoded by the coding sequence ATGATTTTCCGTTCGATCGACCCGGCCAGCGACACGCTCCTGTGGGAAGGGGAGGCGGCCGATGCCGCGACCTGCGCGGCGGCAGTGGTGCGCGCCCGCGCTGCCTTTCCGGCCTGGGCTGCGTTGCCGCAATCCGAACGCGAGGATCATGTGCGCCGATACAAGGCGATGCTGTCGGACCGCAGCGACGCCTTTGCCAGCGCGATCGCGCGCGAGACCGGCAAGCCGCTATGGGAGGCGAAGACCGAAATCGCCTCGATGATCGGCAAGGTCGACATCTCGATCGCGGCGCAGGCCGAACGCGCCGGATCGCGCGAGCAGGCGACCCCGTTCGGCCGGGCGGTGCTGCGCCACAAGCCGCATGGCGTGATGGCGGTGCTCGGCCCCTATAATTTCCCCGGCCATCTGCCCAACGGCCATATCGTGCCGGCGCTGCTGGCGGGCGATGTGGTTATCTTCAAGCCGTCGGAACTGACCCCGCTGGTGGGCGAATTGATGGCGCAGGCGTTTCGCGACGCGGGCCTGCCCGATGGCGTCTTCACCCTGTTGCAGGGTGGGCGGGACACCGGCGCGGCATTGATCGCCCAGGATATCGACGGCCTGCTGTTCACCGGATCGGCGGGCGCGGGCGCGCATTTCACTCGCGTCATGGCGGATCGGCCGGGCGTGATCCTGGCGCTGGAACTGGGCGGCAATAATCCGCTGGTCGCCTGGGACGGCGATGCGCAGGCGGTCGCCTCGATCATCGTCCAGTCGGCCTTCATCACCGCAGGCCAGCGCTGTTCCTGCGCGCGCCGGTTGATCCTGCCGCAGGGCGCGGCGGGCGACGCGATCCTCGACGCGACCGTGGCGCTGGCCCGGCGGCTGACGATCGGCGCCTGGGACAGCCAGCCCGAACCCTATATGGGCGCGCTGATTTCCGCTGAGGCGGCGGCTCATGCCAGGGCGCGCCATACTGCGCTGCTGACGCTGGGCGGAACTGAATTGTTGCCGCTGGAACAGCCGGCGGACCTCGGCGCGGCTTTCCTGACGCCGGGCATGATCGACATGACCGGGGTGAATGCGCCCGACGAGGAGATTTTCGCGCCACTGCTGCAGGTGATCCGCGTCGCCGATTTCGACGCGGCGATCGCGGCCGCCAATGCGACCCGCTATGGGCTGGCGGCGGGCCTCGTCTCTGCCGACGATGCCTTGTGGGACCGGTTCCTGCTGGAAAGCCGCGCGGGCGTGGTCAACCGCAACCGGCCGACCACCGGCGCCAGCGGGGCGATGCCGTTCGGCGGTCTGGGGGCATCGGGCAACCACCGCCCCAGCGCCTATTATGCCGCCGATTACTGCGCCTATCCGGTCGCCAGTTTCGAGGCGGCGCAGGTGCTGGATCTGACCGCGGATATCAAGGGCTTGGCGGGCTAG
- a CDS encoding TonB-dependent receptor produces the protein MRFSNYRALLSTSAVAAVLLGAMPAAAQDQQQPEQPQQAPEASSEDIVVTGIRSSLQGALNAKRNAAQVLDAISAEDIGKFPDKNVGEALQRVTGVQLTRSDGEGSGITIRGADPSLNRVEINGVTALSTTVGGGRDVDFRDLPSEFVNRLEVVKSATADMTEGGVGGTVRVITRRPFDNGGKPYLAGSAQAIYADIGDHMDPRLALIGSDTFANGTIGVLVSGTFENRNVESHQARTTGWVQLDSDPNTAGMQAYDLNNDGVGDFFPDIPRYVINRLETRRYALNGILEWRPSDDFKAYVESNWTKSIQSVTSQYLQTGTSGGIVDTENTIIGPDNTVEYLVMTNNTSKAQTSQLGVSYRNILGDIKRTTYNVALGADWTTGNLTLTPKISLSKAKAYNNEINATAAVTGMSSLIVDYSNGQNAPNIILPNDPTTTAGINQLTVLRRPRYDDQTEKMAKLDAEYKTDGGLFTSFKIGGQYRDLTVKSRFYTRTTTLNGFSDPAVQAQIDSIVSGNAALGTSPFFHTGNLGFTGDYSGWLNMTQGVADAVGIPDPFAEGGCPANADGTCQVYTDTWKVGERNLAGYGQASFAFDVGAVPVSGVIGARVVNTKVNTSGYLSTGGVISPVSYDSNSTEFLPSINMKAELIPNKLMARATATEVMARPLPQQLAPRFTIDVVGLSGSRGNPDLQPFRARQYDAGLEYYINRTSFASVTYFRKEISSFIQNTTEPYTDASGVTYTITVPTNGTQKVTINGVEAGAQIAFDFIDVPVLKQMGVVANYTYSKDSGYEGKDYFTGDSLPFQGLSRHAYNISAYYEDDVVSLRGAYNWRSKYLITAQGRGNNPEFGEAYGQLDASLNVTLMPGISMFLEGVNLLDATRKENANSVERRTIIETVGRRVYGGIRFKL, from the coding sequence GTGAGGTTTTCCAATTATCGCGCCTTGTTGTCGACGTCGGCCGTCGCCGCCGTCCTGCTGGGCGCCATGCCGGCCGCGGCACAAGACCAGCAGCAGCCCGAACAGCCCCAGCAGGCGCCCGAAGCGAGCAGCGAGGATATCGTCGTCACCGGTATCCGTTCCAGCCTTCAGGGCGCGCTCAACGCCAAGCGCAATGCAGCCCAGGTGCTGGACGCCATTTCGGCCGAGGATATCGGCAAGTTCCCGGACAAAAATGTCGGTGAAGCGCTGCAGCGCGTGACCGGCGTCCAGCTGACCCGTTCCGACGGTGAAGGCTCCGGCATCACCATCCGCGGCGCCGATCCGTCACTGAACCGCGTCGAGATCAACGGCGTCACCGCCCTGTCCACCACCGTGGGCGGCGGCCGCGACGTCGATTTCCGCGATCTGCCCTCCGAATTCGTCAACCGCCTGGAAGTGGTGAAGTCGGCCACCGCCGACATGACCGAAGGCGGCGTCGGCGGCACCGTGCGCGTCATCACCCGCCGGCCGTTCGACAATGGCGGCAAGCCATATCTGGCCGGTTCCGCCCAGGCCATCTATGCCGATATCGGCGACCATATGGACCCGCGCCTGGCGCTGATCGGCAGCGACACCTTCGCCAATGGCACGATCGGCGTGCTGGTGTCGGGCACGTTCGAGAACCGCAATGTCGAAAGCCATCAGGCGCGCACCACCGGCTGGGTCCAGCTGGACAGCGATCCCAATACGGCCGGCATGCAGGCCTATGACCTCAACAATGACGGCGTTGGCGATTTCTTCCCCGACATTCCGCGCTATGTCATCAACCGCCTGGAAACCCGCCGCTATGCGCTGAACGGCATCCTGGAATGGCGCCCGAGCGACGATTTCAAGGCCTATGTCGAAAGCAACTGGACCAAGTCGATCCAGTCGGTGACCTCGCAATATCTGCAGACCGGCACCAGCGGCGGCATCGTCGACACGGAAAACACCATCATCGGCCCGGACAATACGGTCGAATATCTGGTGATGACCAACAATACGTCGAAGGCGCAGACCAGCCAGCTGGGCGTGTCCTATCGCAACATTCTGGGCGACATCAAGCGCACCACCTATAATGTCGCGCTGGGCGCTGACTGGACGACCGGCAACCTGACGCTGACGCCGAAAATCTCGCTGTCCAAGGCCAAGGCTTATAATAACGAGATCAATGCGACCGCGGCCGTCACCGGCATGTCCAGCCTGATCGTCGACTATAGCAACGGCCAGAATGCGCCGAACATCATCCTGCCCAATGATCCGACCACCACGGCCGGCATCAACCAGCTGACCGTGCTGCGCCGTCCGCGCTATGACGACCAGACCGAGAAAATGGCCAAGCTGGACGCCGAGTACAAGACCGATGGTGGCCTGTTCACCTCGTTCAAGATCGGTGGCCAGTATCGCGACCTGACGGTCAAGAGCCGCTTCTACACCCGCACTACGACGCTCAATGGCTTCAGCGATCCGGCGGTGCAGGCACAGATCGACAGCATCGTCAGCGGCAATGCGGCGCTCGGCACCTCGCCCTTCTTCCACACCGGCAATCTGGGCTTCACCGGCGATTATAGCGGCTGGCTCAACATGACCCAGGGCGTGGCCGATGCGGTAGGCATTCCCGATCCGTTCGCGGAAGGCGGCTGCCCGGCCAATGCCGACGGCACCTGCCAGGTCTATACCGACACCTGGAAGGTCGGCGAACGCAACCTGGCCGGATATGGCCAGGCCAGCTTTGCCTTCGATGTCGGGGCCGTGCCCGTCAGCGGCGTGATCGGCGCGCGCGTCGTCAATACCAAGGTCAATACCTCGGGCTATCTCAGCACCGGTGGCGTGATCTCGCCCGTATCCTATGACAGCAACAGCACCGAATTCCTGCCTTCGATCAACATGAAGGCGGAACTCATCCCCAACAAGCTGATGGCGCGTGCGACCGCGACCGAAGTGATGGCCCGTCCGCTGCCGCAGCAGCTGGCACCGCGCTTCACCATCGACGTGGTTGGCCTGTCGGGTTCGCGCGGCAATCCGGATCTGCAGCCGTTCCGCGCCCGCCAATATGATGCGGGCCTGGAATATTATATCAACCGCACCAGCTTCGCGTCGGTCACCTATTTCCGCAAGGAAATCAGCTCGTTCATCCAGAACACGACCGAGCCCTATACCGATGCCAGCGGCGTGACCTACACCATCACCGTGCCCACCAACGGCACGCAGAAGGTGACGATCAACGGCGTGGAAGCCGGCGCGCAGATCGCGTTCGACTTCATCGACGTGCCGGTGCTGAAGCAAATGGGCGTGGTCGCCAACTATACCTATTCCAAGGATAGCGGCTATGAAGGGAAGGATTATTTCACCGGCGATTCCCTGCCCTTCCAGGGCCTGTCGCGCCATGCCTACAATATCTCGGCCTATTATGAGGATGACGTCGTCAGCCTGCGGGGCGCCTATAACTGGCGGTCCAAATATCTGATCACGGCGCAGGGCCGCGGCAATAATCCCGAGTTTGGCGAAGCCTATGGCCAGCTCGATGCGTCGCTCAACGTCACGCTGATGCCGGGCATCTCGATGTTCCTGGAAGGCGTCAACCTGCTCGACGCGACGCGCAAGGAAAATGCCAACAGCGTCGAACGCCGCACCATCATCGAGACGGTCGGCCGCCGCGTCTATGGCGGTATCCGCTTCAAGCTCTGA
- a CDS encoding DUF6250 domain-containing protein, which produces MFSRRTLLASLALAPIAGPLNAAGRKPLWRDDFRHGLKQWQLEAVGDARVTAQDGLLDIVAPKGLTLWFRKQLSGPVAIRYDVRAVSDGGPYDEVSDVNAFWMARDPAAPGGSALGRTRSGTFEEYDSLRTYYVGIGGNRNSTTRMRRYVGEPGHRPLLPEHDRTDKAAMLVPNQWFSIGLIANDSHIAVERDGATLFTLDDPDPYRSGHFGLRTTQSHLQVRNFTITKI; this is translated from the coding sequence ATGTTCTCTCGCCGCACCCTCCTTGCATCGCTGGCCCTGGCGCCGATCGCCGGCCCCTTGAACGCTGCTGGCCGCAAGCCGCTCTGGCGCGACGATTTCCGCCATGGCCTCAAACAATGGCAGCTGGAGGCGGTGGGCGATGCGCGCGTGACCGCGCAGGATGGCCTACTCGACATCGTCGCGCCCAAGGGGCTGACGCTCTGGTTCCGCAAGCAACTAAGCGGCCCGGTCGCAATCCGCTATGATGTGCGCGCCGTGTCGGACGGCGGCCCCTATGACGAGGTCAGCGACGTCAACGCTTTCTGGATGGCGCGCGACCCGGCGGCGCCCGGCGGATCGGCGCTTGGCCGCACCCGCAGCGGCACGTTCGAGGAGTATGACAGCCTCCGCACCTATTATGTCGGCATTGGCGGTAACCGCAACAGCACCACGCGGATGCGCCGCTATGTGGGGGAGCCGGGCCATCGCCCGCTGCTGCCGGAACATGACCGCACCGACAAGGCGGCGATGCTGGTGCCCAATCAGTGGTTTTCGATCGGCCTGATCGCCAACGACTCTCATATCGCGGTCGAGCGGGACGGGGCGACCCTGTTCACGCTCGACGATCCCGATCCCTATCGCAGCGGTCATTTCGGCCTGCGCACGACGCAGAGCCATCTCCAGGTCCGCAACTTCACCATCACCAAGATCTGA
- a CDS encoding exo-rhamnogalacturonan lyase family protein, whose protein sequence is MDIRAGISRRDSLKAGLMASATALLPGAAQAATGVRGGAMPETPVRWIDDAAPPLSLGQTFGVPWPRGVLRAGKPLSVQGADGTALPSQHWTLATWPDGSIKWTAHALPAGTGQPGALRVVPGKPAAPQAPVLVRELADRIEIQVGALRWSIGRSGNAIIQSAQQGGRTVVGPLTLVASVDSAPEGGTRTPFTGRITSATVEQKGPVRAVVKLTGIHEGQGRQILPFTLRLYAHAGGDHLRIVHSFIFDGDPAKDFISGIGLTAAVPMAGAPHDRHVRLATADDGLFSEAVRPLTGLRRDPGKVVRAAQIAGKAVPMDAMAPGVAKLLDRIPTWGDFDLTQLSADGFAIAKRTQDGHAWVDSVAGSRSQGLGYIGSPQGGAAIATRYFWQRHPSQISIRDAESDMATLTAWLWSPDAKPMDMRSYRGVLGMEGYDAQNEGLDITYEDYEPGWDAATGVARTSELTLWACAATPSADTLAAMAQSNAVPPQLMVTPDRIHEAGVFGIWSLPDRSTPMKARIEDQNANLVDFYVGEVDRRRWYGFWNHGDIMHTYDFDRHVWRYDIGGFAWDNSELSPDLWFWTSVLRTGNAAAFRFAEALTRHTGEVDVYHLGRFKGLGTRHGVQHWSDSSKQPRVSNAMYRRIFYYLTADERAGDLMRDLVTSDLALEHVEIGRKVPGAQRNPLPAGVIDLSFGTMWCSVASAWLTEWERTGDNKWRERLLNGMDSIGRLKYGWLAGSAPYDLKTGRFMGAGDKISISHLNAVFGALEVNAELLDLLDVPRYRTAWLDYCRWFNASPKEWKAKFDQPFGRRNLKEGHSRLTAYVARETGDRELAVRAWKEFLGGDAGLGLSNGDPRVALKGPAYVRPIVEWPDVSTNAASQWGLAAIENLALIPDALADAAN, encoded by the coding sequence ATGGATATCAGGGCGGGGATCAGCCGGCGCGACAGCCTGAAGGCGGGATTGATGGCGAGCGCGACCGCGCTGCTGCCGGGCGCGGCGCAGGCGGCAACTGGCGTGCGCGGCGGCGCCATGCCGGAAACCCCGGTGCGCTGGATCGACGATGCCGCCCCGCCGCTCTCGCTCGGCCAGACCTTTGGCGTGCCATGGCCGCGCGGCGTGCTGCGCGCGGGCAAGCCGCTGTCGGTGCAGGGCGCCGATGGCACTGCTTTGCCGTCGCAGCACTGGACCCTGGCCACCTGGCCCGACGGGTCGATCAAATGGACTGCCCATGCGCTGCCGGCGGGCACTGGCCAGCCCGGCGCGCTGCGCGTGGTACCGGGCAAGCCCGCCGCGCCGCAGGCGCCGGTGCTGGTGCGCGAGCTGGCCGACCGGATCGAGATTCAGGTTGGGGCGCTGCGCTGGAGCATCGGCCGCTCGGGCAATGCGATCATCCAGTCGGCGCAGCAGGGCGGTCGCACCGTCGTTGGTCCCCTGACGCTGGTCGCCAGCGTCGACAGCGCGCCCGAAGGCGGCACCCGCACGCCCTTCACCGGCCGCATCACCAGCGCCACGGTCGAGCAGAAGGGGCCGGTCCGCGCCGTCGTCAAGCTGACGGGCATACATGAAGGACAGGGGCGGCAGATCTTGCCCTTCACCCTGCGCCTCTACGCCCATGCCGGCGGCGACCATCTGCGCATCGTCCACAGCTTCATCTTCGACGGCGATCCGGCGAAGGATTTCATCAGCGGCATCGGCCTGACCGCTGCCGTGCCGATGGCGGGCGCCCCGCATGACCGTCATGTCCGCCTCGCCACCGCCGATGATGGCCTGTTCAGCGAAGCGGTGCGGCCGCTCACCGGGCTGCGCCGCGATCCGGGCAAGGTGGTGCGCGCCGCGCAGATCGCCGGCAAGGCGGTGCCGATGGACGCGATGGCGCCCGGCGTCGCGAAACTGCTCGATCGCATCCCGACCTGGGGCGATTTCGACCTGACCCAATTGTCGGCCGACGGGTTCGCCATCGCCAAGCGCACCCAGGACGGCCATGCCTGGGTCGATTCCGTCGCCGGCAGCCGGTCGCAGGGGCTGGGCTATATCGGCTCGCCGCAGGGCGGCGCGGCGATCGCGACCCGCTATTTCTGGCAGCGCCACCCGTCCCAGATCAGCATTCGGGACGCCGAAAGTGACATGGCGACGCTGACCGCCTGGCTCTGGTCGCCCGATGCCAAGCCGATGGACATGCGCTCCTATCGCGGCGTCCTGGGGATGGAGGGCTATGATGCCCAGAATGAAGGGCTCGACATCACTTATGAGGATTATGAGCCCGGCTGGGATGCCGCGACCGGCGTCGCCCGCACCAGCGAATTGACCCTCTGGGCCTGCGCCGCCACCCCTTCGGCCGATACGCTGGCCGCCATGGCGCAGTCGAACGCCGTGCCGCCGCAGCTGATGGTGACGCCCGACCGCATCCATGAAGCCGGCGTCTTCGGCATCTGGAGCCTGCCGGACCGCTCGACGCCGATGAAGGCGCGGATCGAGGACCAGAATGCCAATCTGGTCGACTTCTATGTCGGTGAGGTCGATCGCCGCCGCTGGTATGGGTTCTGGAACCATGGCGACATCATGCACACCTATGATTTCGACCGGCATGTCTGGCGCTACGACATTGGCGGCTTCGCCTGGGACAATAGCGAATTGTCGCCCGACCTGTGGTTCTGGACCAGCGTGCTGCGCACCGGCAATGCCGCCGCCTTCCGCTTCGCCGAGGCGCTGACCCGCCATACCGGCGAGGTCGATGTCTATCATCTCGGCCGGTTCAAGGGGCTGGGCACCCGCCATGGCGTCCAGCACTGGAGCGACAGCAGCAAGCAGCCGCGCGTCAGCAACGCCATGTATCGCCGCATCTTCTATTATCTGACCGCCGACGAACGGGCCGGCGATCTGATGCGCGATCTCGTCACGTCCGACCTGGCGCTGGAGCATGTCGAAATCGGCCGCAAGGTGCCGGGGGCGCAGCGCAATCCGCTGCCGGCCGGCGTCATTGACCTCAGCTTCGGCACCATGTGGTGCTCGGTCGCCTCGGCCTGGCTCACCGAATGGGAGCGGACCGGCGACAACAAGTGGCGCGAGCGACTGCTGAACGGCATGGATAGCATCGGTCGCCTCAAATATGGCTGGCTCGCGGGCAGCGCCCCCTATGACCTCAAGACCGGGCGCTTCATGGGGGCGGGGGACAAGATTTCCATCTCGCACCTCAATGCCGTGTTCGGTGCGCTGGAGGTGAATGCCGAGCTTCTCGACCTGCTCGACGTGCCGCGCTATCGCACCGCCTGGCTCGACTATTGCCGCTGGTTCAATGCCTCGCCGAAGGAGTGGAAGGCGAAGTTCGACCAGCCCTTCGGCCGCCGCAACCTCAAGGAAGGCCATTCGCGCCTGACCGCCTATGTCGCGCGCGAGACCGGCGACAGGGAATTGGCGGTCCGGGCCTGGAAGGAGTTTCTGGGCGGTGACGCGGGCCTCGGCCTGTCGAACGGCGATCCGCGCGTGGCGCTGAAGGGGCCGGCCTATGTCCGCCCGATCGTCGAATGGCCGGATGTCTCCACCAATGCGGCGTCGCAATGGGGCCTTGCCGCGATCGAGAATCTGGCGCTCATTCCCGACGCGCTCGCTGACGCCGCCAACTGA